In Bradyrhizobium sp. WD16, the genomic stretch ACTGCCGCCAATCGAAAGTACTTCGGAAATGCTCATTAGCCAAGCCGAACTGCGACGCGCGAGTTCAGGGGCAAAAAAGGGACGGGCAGTGGACGCCTATTTTTCGGCGGACGTTGAGACCGACGGCCCGATACCGGGGCCATATTCCATGCTTTCGTTCGCGCTCGTTTATGCGGGCTCATTTGACGGAAGCAAGTTTGAGCGGCCGCTGGATTACCAACAGGTATTCTACAGAGAGCTTCGCCCGATTTCCGAGCAGTTTGAACAGGAAGCTCTTGACGTCAACAGACTCGATAGACGCCGTTTACTCATTGAGGGAACTCTCCCGGAAGAGGCCATGACCGAAGCGAGCGAGTGGATCAGAGCGGTTGCGGGAAATGCGCAGCCAGTTCTGGTCGCCTATCCTCTGAGCTTCGACTGGTCTTGGTTGTATTGGTACTTTGTCAGGTTTTCCTCGACTGGATCCCCCTTTAATCACTCACGTTGTTTCGACGTTAAAACCGCGCTTGCGGTAAAGACCGGGATTCCGATTAGCGAGGCGGGGAGGTCTCGGCTAACGGAGCCGTTACGTTCTCGGCGCAGCCATACTCATCACGCAGTTGATGATGCGATCGAGCAAGCAGAGATATTTGCAAACATCTTTCGGTGGGAGAGAGATAGTGGGGGAATTATCTGACCGACGGACGCAAACGGAGAAACGTATAAATCAATTGAGCGAGCACTTAGAGCCAGCTGAAAAAATCGCCGCCGGGAAAGCATCAGTTTATGCAACCGGATCTTTTGGGCGACGCGAGGCCAGTCAATCGAGTGACCTCGATCTATTTATCGTTGGAAAGCCGGGTGACATCGACGACAAGGGGAAGGAAAAGCGACCGTTAAGTAAGCTGGACGAAATTCTTGTGAAGGCCAAGCTGATTGAGCTTACGAGAGATCTTGGCATTAAGGATTTTTCCGGTGACGGACGATATCTCGTCTATTACTCAGTTCAGGATCTGACCAGCACCCTCGGGACTCCTGATGATGACGTTTTAAACACTTTTACAGCCCGCCTGCTGTTGTTACTCGAAAGCTTCCCTCTTGTTGAAAGAGGGGT encodes the following:
- a CDS encoding 3'-5' exoribonuclease domain-containing protein, which encodes MDAYFSADVETDGPIPGPYSMLSFALVYAGSFDGSKFERPLDYQQVFYRELRPISEQFEQEALDVNRLDRRRLLIEGTLPEEAMTEASEWIRAVAGNAQPVLVAYPLSFDWSWLYWYFVRFSSTGSPFNHSRCFDVKTALAVKTGIPISEAGRSRLTEPLRSRRSHTHHAVDDAIEQAEIFANIFRWERDSGGII